Proteins from one Bacillus thuringiensis genomic window:
- the iolC gene encoding 5-dehydro-2-deoxygluconokinase, translated as MNPLIFKEDCPLDLIAVGRLCVDLNANETQRPMEETRTFTKYVGGSPANIAIGAARLGLQTGFIGKVSDDQMGRFITGYLKDNNINTDQICIDRTGAVTGLAFTEIKSPEDCSILMYRDNVADLNLDPTEVSEDYIKQSKALLISGTALAKSPSREAVFLALEYARKHDVVVFFDVDYRPYTWQSEAETAVYYNLAAEKSDVIIGTREEFDMMEKLLNYEQSNDQVTAERWFSHHAKIVVIKHGGDGSIAYTRDGQSHRGGIFKTKVLKTFGAGDSYASAFIYGLMQGLEIPQAMRLGGASASIVISKHSCSDAMPTRAEISAFMETAEEIV; from the coding sequence ATGAATCCACTTATTTTTAAAGAAGATTGTCCATTAGACCTAATTGCAGTTGGACGTTTATGCGTTGATTTAAATGCCAATGAAACACAACGTCCTATGGAAGAAACAAGAACGTTTACTAAGTATGTGGGGGGATCTCCTGCGAATATCGCAATTGGTGCGGCGCGTCTTGGCTTACAAACAGGATTTATCGGTAAAGTTTCCGATGATCAAATGGGCCGCTTTATTACAGGATACTTAAAGGATAACAATATTAATACGGATCAGATATGTATTGATCGTACTGGTGCGGTGACAGGTTTAGCTTTCACAGAAATTAAAAGCCCTGAAGATTGCAGTATTTTAATGTATCGCGACAATGTCGCAGATTTAAATCTTGATCCAACAGAAGTTTCTGAGGACTATATTAAACAATCAAAAGCTCTCTTAATTTCAGGAACAGCATTAGCGAAAAGTCCTTCTCGCGAGGCGGTATTTTTAGCGCTAGAATATGCGCGTAAACATGATGTAGTCGTATTTTTTGATGTTGATTACCGCCCGTATACATGGCAATCAGAGGCTGAAACGGCTGTGTATTACAATCTAGCGGCTGAAAAATCTGATGTCATTATTGGGACGCGTGAAGAGTTCGATATGATGGAAAAACTATTAAACTACGAACAATCTAATGACCAAGTTACAGCTGAAAGATGGTTTTCTCATCATGCGAAAATCGTCGTAATTAAGCACGGCGGGGATGGTTCAATCGCTTATACGAGAGACGGCCAATCACACCGTGGCGGTATCTTTAAAACAAAGGTATTAAAGACGTTTGGAGCTGGCGACTCGTATGCTTCTGCGTTTATTTATGGCCTAATGCAAGGGCTTGAAATTCCTCAGGCGATGCGATTAGGTGGTGCTTCTGCTTCGATTGTTATTTCTAAACATAGCTGTTCTGATGCAATGCCAACAAGGGCAGAGATTTCAGCATTCATGGAAACGGCTGAGGAAATTGTATAA
- the iolG gene encoding inositol 2-dehydrogenase gives MNVLTIGIIGAGRIGKLHVDNLQLMPQVKIKAVSDVVISHLEKWAEDKGISTLTTNYQDLLADPEIDAVFICSPTNTHAQIIKEAALAKKHIFCEKPVSFSVEETLDALEVVKEQGVSLQVGFNRRFDPNFRKVYDLIQQGEVGHPHILKITSRDPQPPSIEYVRSSGGLFMDMMIHDFDMARYVMNSEVVEVFAYGTTLIDPSIQEVNDVDTAIVTLKFANGALGVIDNSRQAVYGYDQRLEVFGEKGAVTADNCCPTTVQVSKTEGVVKDKPLYFFLERYTQAYIEEVTQFTKSIIEGQAVICSGNDGLQAERIAKAAKESLLTGKPVQIEHKQPALNQ, from the coding sequence ATGAATGTTTTAACGATTGGAATTATTGGGGCTGGACGAATTGGGAAACTACATGTTGATAACTTGCAGCTTATGCCACAAGTAAAAATTAAAGCGGTTTCAGATGTAGTGATTAGTCATTTAGAAAAGTGGGCTGAGGATAAAGGGATTTCCACTCTGACTACAAACTATCAGGATTTATTAGCAGATCCAGAAATTGATGCTGTATTCATTTGTTCACCAACAAATACACATGCGCAAATTATTAAAGAAGCGGCTCTTGCGAAAAAACATATTTTCTGTGAAAAGCCTGTTAGTTTCTCAGTAGAAGAAACATTAGATGCATTAGAAGTAGTAAAAGAACAAGGCGTATCTCTTCAAGTAGGTTTTAATCGTCGTTTCGATCCTAACTTCAGAAAAGTCTATGATCTTATTCAACAAGGAGAAGTGGGACACCCACATATTTTAAAAATTACGTCTAGAGATCCACAACCGCCAAGTATTGAATATGTTCGCTCTTCAGGTGGATTGTTTATGGATATGATGATTCATGATTTTGATATGGCTAGGTATGTGATGAATAGTGAAGTTGTTGAAGTATTTGCATATGGCACAACATTAATTGATCCATCCATTCAGGAAGTAAATGATGTTGATACAGCAATAGTCACATTGAAATTTGCGAATGGAGCTTTAGGCGTAATTGATAATAGCCGCCAAGCTGTTTATGGATATGATCAGCGTCTTGAAGTATTTGGTGAAAAAGGGGCGGTCACTGCGGATAATTGTTGCCCGACAACAGTACAAGTTTCAAAAACAGAAGGTGTTGTAAAAGATAAGCCGCTTTATTTCTTCTTAGAGCGCTACACGCAGGCTTACATTGAAGAAGTAACACAATTTACAAAGTCAATTATAGAAGGACAAGCTGTTATTTGCAGTGGTAATGATGGGTTACAGGCAGAAAGAATTGCGAAAGCTGCGAAGGAATCATTACTAACAGGAAAACCTGTTCAAATTGAACATAAACAGCCTGCATTAAATCAATAA
- a CDS encoding 5-deoxy-glucuronate isomerase, which yields MLGKLGELNEGYNVLTEMNGQCSDMLMDIGIYKMSNGKEELLFDNKNETAVLLLEGAIRLEWDGMEKVIQRQSVFEENPWCLHVAKNVKVTITALSDSEVLVQKTDNDQEFASKLYTPNDCQSVVAGEGVWEGTAQRVIRTIFDYNNAAYSNMVVGEVISYPGRWSSYPPHHHDQPEVYYYRFNKPQGFGCAMVGEDAYRVVHNSFITIPGELDHPQATAPGYAMYFCWMIRHLENNPWNDRIMEEDHKWLLEPNAKIWPEKE from the coding sequence GTGTTAGGAAAATTAGGTGAATTAAATGAAGGGTATAATGTATTAACAGAAATGAACGGTCAATGCAGTGATATGTTAATGGATATAGGCATATATAAGATGTCTAATGGAAAAGAAGAGCTGCTATTTGATAATAAAAATGAAACGGCAGTACTTTTACTAGAAGGGGCAATACGTTTAGAGTGGGATGGAATGGAAAAAGTTATTCAAAGGCAGTCTGTTTTTGAAGAAAACCCTTGGTGTTTACATGTGGCTAAAAATGTGAAGGTTACAATTACTGCTCTTTCAGATAGTGAAGTGCTTGTCCAAAAAACAGATAATGACCAAGAATTTGCGTCAAAGTTATATACTCCAAATGATTGTCAAAGTGTCGTAGCTGGAGAAGGCGTATGGGAGGGAACAGCTCAGCGTGTTATTCGTACAATTTTTGACTATAACAATGCAGCATATTCGAATATGGTTGTAGGAGAAGTTATTTCTTATCCAGGGAGATGGTCCAGTTATCCACCGCATCACCATGATCAACCGGAGGTATATTATTATCGCTTTAACAAGCCACAGGGATTTGGATGTGCAATGGTTGGGGAGGATGCTTATCGCGTTGTACATAATAGTTTTATTACAATTCCAGGTGAGCTAGACCACCCGCAAGCAACGGCACCTGGATATGCAATGTATTTTTGTTGGATGATTCGACATCTTGAGAATAACCCATGGAATGACCGTATCATGGAGGAAGACCACAAGTGGTTATTAGAACCAAACGCGAAAATTTGGCCAGAAAAAGAATAG
- a CDS encoding CoA-acylating methylmalonate-semialdehyde dehydrogenase has product MTVQTAQIVKNYIGGEWVESISTKMEAVYNPATGEVIAQVPLSTKVDVEQAVLAANEAFKSWSKTAVPKRARILFKYQQLLVDNWEELAKLITIENGKSYNEAYGEVLRGIECVEFAAGAPTLMMGKQLPDIATGIESGMYRYPIGVIGGITPFNFPMMVPCWMFPLAIACGNTFVLKPSERTPLLAARLAELAEEAGLPKGVLNIVNGAHDVVNGLLEHKLVKAISFVGSQPVAEYVYKKGTENLKRVQALAGAKNHSIVLNDANLELATKQIISAAFGSAGERCMAASVVTVEEEIADQLVDRLVEEANKIVIGNGLDEDVFLGPVIRDNHKERTIGYIDSGVEQGATLVRDGREDTAVKGAGYFVGPTIFDHVTKEMKIWQDEIFAPVLSIVRVKSLDEAIEIANESRFANGACIYTDSGASVRQFRETIESGMLGVNVGVPAPMAFFPFSGWKDSFYGDLHANGTDGVEFYTRKKMLTSRWEK; this is encoded by the coding sequence ATGACAGTACAAACAGCACAAATTGTAAAAAACTACATTGGCGGCGAATGGGTAGAATCTATTTCAACTAAGATGGAAGCTGTATATAATCCAGCAACAGGGGAAGTAATCGCCCAGGTACCACTTTCAACAAAAGTAGATGTTGAACAAGCTGTATTAGCAGCAAATGAAGCATTCAAATCTTGGTCCAAAACAGCTGTGCCAAAACGTGCTCGTATTCTATTTAAATATCAACAATTATTAGTAGATAACTGGGAAGAGTTAGCGAAACTTATTACGATTGAAAACGGAAAAAGCTATAACGAAGCTTACGGTGAAGTTCTTCGTGGTATTGAATGCGTGGAGTTTGCTGCAGGTGCTCCTACATTAATGATGGGAAAACAGCTTCCTGATATTGCGACAGGTATTGAGTCTGGTATGTATCGTTACCCAATTGGTGTTATAGGCGGGATTACACCATTTAATTTCCCGATGATGGTTCCATGCTGGATGTTCCCACTTGCAATTGCTTGTGGTAATACATTTGTATTAAAACCTTCAGAGCGTACACCACTTCTAGCAGCAAGATTAGCTGAATTAGCTGAAGAAGCTGGTTTACCTAAAGGTGTATTAAATATCGTAAATGGCGCACACGATGTAGTAAATGGTCTTCTGGAACATAAATTAGTGAAGGCAATTTCATTTGTAGGTTCCCAGCCTGTCGCAGAATATGTATACAAAAAAGGAACAGAAAACCTAAAACGCGTGCAAGCATTAGCGGGTGCGAAAAACCATTCCATTGTATTAAATGATGCGAATCTTGAACTAGCAACAAAGCAAATTATTAGTGCTGCATTTGGTTCAGCTGGTGAGCGTTGTATGGCTGCTTCTGTTGTTACAGTAGAAGAAGAAATTGCAGATCAATTAGTTGATAGATTAGTAGAAGAAGCGAATAAAATTGTCATTGGCAATGGTCTTGATGAAGATGTATTTTTAGGCCCAGTTATTCGTGATAACCATAAAGAGCGTACAATTGGTTACATCGATTCAGGTGTAGAGCAGGGTGCTACATTAGTTCGTGATGGACGCGAAGATACAGCTGTAAAAGGAGCTGGCTACTTCGTTGGTCCAACAATTTTTGACCATGTTACAAAAGAAATGAAAATCTGGCAAGATGAGATTTTTGCTCCTGTTTTATCTATTGTTCGTGTGAAATCATTGGATGAAGCGATTGAAATTGCCAATGAGTCTCGGTTTGCAAATGGTGCTTGCATTTATACAGATAGCGGAGCAAGTGTACGTCAATTCCGTGAAACAATTGAATCAGGTATGTTAGGTGTGAATGTTGGGGTTCCAGCACCGATGGCATTCTTCCCGTTCTCTGGCTGGAAAGATTCTTTCTATGGAGATCTTCATGCGAACGGTACTGACGGCGTTGAGTTTTATACGAGAAAGAAAATGCTTACATCTCGTTGGGAAAAGTAA
- a CDS encoding class II fructose-bisphosphate aldolase, with protein MPLVQMKDILIKANQENYGVGAFSVANMEMVMGAIRAAEELSSPLILQIAEVRLNHSPIHMIGPLMVAAAKKATVPVAVHFDHGMTFEKIKETLEIGFSSVMFDGSHYPLEENIQKTKEIVELAKQYGATVEAEIGRVGGSEDGSEDIEMMLTSTKEAKRFAEETDVDALAVAIGNAHGMYNGDPDLRLDRLQEINGIVDIPLVLHGRSGISTEDFKQCIQHGVRKINVATATFQNIVSTVNTAVLNTPYSDYFMYHQDVIEAAYENVKNHMLIFGSENKAQPEKVSSLINRRNS; from the coding sequence ATGCCATTAGTTCAAATGAAGGATATTTTAATAAAGGCAAATCAAGAGAATTATGGGGTTGGTGCTTTTAGTGTCGCTAATATGGAAATGGTAATGGGAGCTATTCGAGCAGCTGAAGAGTTAAGTTCGCCGCTTATTCTACAAATTGCGGAAGTTCGTTTGAATCATTCGCCAATTCATATGATTGGTCCTTTGATGGTAGCTGCAGCGAAAAAAGCAACTGTTCCAGTAGCAGTTCACTTTGATCACGGTATGACGTTTGAAAAAATTAAAGAGACGTTAGAAATTGGTTTTAGTTCGGTTATGTTTGATGGCTCTCATTATCCGTTAGAGGAAAATATACAAAAGACAAAAGAAATTGTAGAACTTGCGAAACAGTACGGAGCGACAGTAGAGGCTGAGATTGGCAGAGTAGGTGGTAGTGAGGACGGATCAGAAGATATTGAAATGATGCTGACAAGTACTAAAGAAGCAAAAAGATTTGCAGAAGAAACAGACGTTGATGCGTTAGCTGTTGCAATTGGAAATGCGCACGGGATGTACAATGGAGACCCTGATTTACGATTAGACCGCTTGCAGGAGATTAATGGGATAGTCGATATTCCTTTAGTATTACATGGTAGGTCTGGCATTAGTACAGAGGATTTCAAGCAATGTATTCAACATGGTGTTCGAAAAATTAATGTAGCAACAGCGACGTTTCAGAATATAGTTTCTACGGTTAACACTGCTGTCCTAAATACTCCTTATTCAGATTACTTTATGTATCATCAAGATGTAATTGAGGCCGCATACGAAAACGTTAAAAATCATATGCTCATTTTCGGAAGTGAAAACAAAGCACAACCAGAAAAGGTTTCTTCATTAATTAATAGAAGGAACTCATAA
- the iolD gene encoding 3D-(3,5/4)-trihydroxycyclohexane-1,2-dione acylhydrolase (decyclizing) — protein sequence MQTVRMTTAQALVKFLNQQYVEFDGKQQKFIKGIFTIFGHGNVVGLGQALEEDAGELEVYQGRNEQGMANAAMAFAKQKHRKQIMACTSSVGPGSANMITSAATASANNIPVLLLPGDVFATRQPDPVLQQIEQTHDLSISTNDAFRAVSKYWDRINRPEQLMTAMIQAMRVLTNPADTGAVTICLPQDVQGEAWDFPIYFFQKRVHRIESRLPTKASLLDAVEMIKRKKKPVMICGGGVRYAEAAEQLKQFAEAFRIPFGETQAGKSAIESNHPYNLGGIGVTGNLAANTIAKEADLVIGIGTRFTDFTTASKQLFQNKEVEFLNINISEFHANKLDALKVIADAKEALLALIDELQAIEYQSSYTVEIADAKEAWEKELARLHNVCFTDQDFKPEVEGHFDENLNEYVDALGTELTQTAVIGQINTLLDEDSIIVGAAGSLPGDLQRMWAARKPNTYHMEYGYSCMGYEVAGALGAKLAEPSKEVYAMVGDGSYQMLHSELVTSLQENKKINVLLFDNSGFGCINNLQMGNGMGSFGTEFRYRNQETRKLNGAIMKIDFAASAAGYGVKTYQVTSMEQLQEALKDAKKQTVSTLIDIKVLPKTMTNGYDSWWHVGVAEVSNSPSVQASYESKVSNLQKARSY from the coding sequence ATGCAAACGGTTAGAATGACGACGGCGCAAGCATTGGTGAAATTTTTAAATCAGCAATATGTAGAGTTTGATGGAAAGCAACAAAAGTTTATTAAGGGAATCTTTACAATTTTTGGTCATGGAAATGTAGTAGGCCTAGGTCAAGCTTTAGAAGAAGATGCAGGGGAATTAGAAGTATATCAAGGGAGAAACGAACAAGGGATGGCAAATGCTGCGATGGCCTTTGCTAAACAAAAACATAGAAAACAAATAATGGCTTGTACTTCTTCTGTTGGTCCTGGATCAGCAAACATGATTACCTCTGCAGCAACAGCTTCTGCAAATAATATTCCTGTTTTACTACTTCCAGGTGATGTATTTGCAACGAGACAGCCTGATCCTGTTCTTCAACAAATTGAACAAACACATGACTTATCTATTTCTACGAATGATGCTTTCCGTGCAGTAAGTAAGTACTGGGACAGGATAAATCGTCCTGAACAATTGATGACAGCTATGATTCAAGCCATGCGTGTTTTAACGAATCCGGCAGATACAGGAGCTGTAACAATCTGTTTACCACAAGATGTCCAAGGAGAAGCATGGGATTTTCCAATTTACTTCTTCCAAAAGCGTGTTCACCGTATTGAAAGTCGTCTACCTACAAAAGCCAGCTTATTGGATGCGGTGGAAATGATTAAGAGAAAGAAAAAGCCAGTTATGATTTGCGGTGGTGGTGTAAGATACGCAGAAGCGGCAGAACAACTCAAACAGTTTGCTGAGGCATTCCGCATTCCATTTGGAGAAACGCAAGCTGGGAAAAGCGCGATAGAAAGCAATCATCCGTATAATCTTGGCGGCATTGGGGTAACTGGAAATTTAGCAGCTAATACAATTGCAAAGGAAGCGGATCTTGTTATTGGAATTGGGACAAGATTTACTGATTTTACAACGGCATCTAAGCAATTGTTCCAGAATAAAGAGGTTGAGTTTTTAAACATCAACATTTCGGAATTCCATGCGAACAAACTTGATGCATTAAAGGTTATAGCAGATGCGAAAGAAGCGCTTCTTGCTCTAATAGATGAACTGCAAGCAATTGAGTATCAATCTAGTTACACAGTAGAAATCGCTGATGCAAAAGAGGCTTGGGAAAAAGAATTAGCACGTCTACATAATGTTTGCTTTACAGATCAAGATTTTAAACCAGAAGTTGAAGGTCATTTCGATGAGAATTTAAATGAGTATGTAGACGCACTTGGTACAGAATTAACACAGACTGCCGTCATTGGACAAATCAATACATTACTTGACGAAGATTCGATTATTGTTGGTGCAGCAGGAAGTCTTCCAGGTGATTTACAAAGAATGTGGGCAGCAAGAAAACCTAATACATATCACATGGAGTATGGATACTCTTGCATGGGCTATGAAGTTGCAGGTGCACTTGGTGCAAAGCTAGCTGAACCATCGAAAGAAGTATATGCAATGGTAGGGGATGGCAGTTACCAAATGCTACATTCTGAGCTTGTCACAAGTCTTCAAGAAAACAAAAAAATTAATGTTTTATTGTTTGATAACTCTGGATTTGGCTGCATTAATAACTTACAAATGGGTAATGGAATGGGGAGCTTTGGAACAGAGTTTCGTTACCGAAACCAGGAAACTCGTAAATTAAACGGGGCTATTATGAAAATAGATTTTGCAGCTAGCGCGGCTGGATATGGCGTAAAAACGTATCAAGTTACATCAATGGAACAATTACAGGAAGCGCTTAAGGATGCGAAAAAACAAACAGTTTCTACATTAATTGATATTAAAGTATTACCAAAAACAATGACAAATGGATACGATTCATGGTGGCATGTAGGTGTTGCAGAAGTATCTAATAGTCCAAGTGTACAAGCTTCGTATGAGAGTAAAGTAAGTAACTTGCAAAAGGCAAGATCATATTAG
- the iolE gene encoding myo-inosose-2 dehydratase, protein MFKENTIKLGIAPIAWTNDDMPELGAENTFEQCISEMALAGFNGSEVGNKYPRNTVVLKKSLELRNLEIASAWFSTFLTTKPIEETVEEFIKHRDFLHDMGAKVIVVSEQGHSIQGLMDVPLFQNKPVFTEEEWEKLADGLHHLGKLAQEKGLHIVYHHHMGTGVQTTAEIEKLMDMTNPELVSLLFDTGHLVFSGEEPLYVLKKYLPRIKHVHLKDIRQEVVDAVKESNLSFLQAVKNGAFTVPGDGVIVFDEVFNTLANSEYKGWFVVEAEQDPALANPFEYALKARKFIQEKAGL, encoded by the coding sequence ATGTTCAAAGAAAATACAATTAAGCTTGGAATTGCACCAATTGCTTGGACAAATGATGATATGCCGGAGCTAGGAGCAGAAAATACGTTTGAACAATGTATTAGTGAGATGGCACTAGCTGGATTTAATGGAAGTGAAGTAGGGAATAAATACCCGAGAAATACAGTTGTATTAAAAAAATCTTTGGAATTACGAAACTTGGAGATTGCTAGTGCATGGTTTAGTACGTTTTTAACAACGAAGCCGATTGAAGAGACGGTAGAAGAATTTATTAAGCATAGGGATTTCTTGCATGACATGGGTGCAAAAGTCATCGTTGTTTCAGAGCAAGGACATAGTATTCAAGGTTTAATGGATGTACCGCTATTTCAAAACAAGCCCGTTTTTACAGAAGAAGAGTGGGAAAAGCTAGCGGATGGGTTACATCACCTCGGTAAATTAGCTCAGGAAAAGGGGCTACATATTGTATACCATCACCATATGGGTACGGGTGTTCAAACAACGGCAGAAATTGAAAAGTTAATGGATATGACGAATCCAGAGCTTGTATCCCTACTTTTTGATACAGGTCATCTTGTTTTTTCAGGAGAAGAGCCGCTTTATGTTTTGAAAAAATATTTACCTCGTATTAAACATGTACATTTAAAAGATATTCGCCAGGAAGTAGTAGATGCTGTAAAGGAAAGCAATTTAAGCTTCTTACAGGCAGTGAAGAATGGTGCATTTACAGTTCCTGGAGATGGCGTAATTGTATTTGATGAAGTGTTTAATACCCTTGCGAACTCTGAGTATAAAGGATGGTTTGTGGTAGAAGCAGAGCAAGACCCAGCTTTAGCAAATCCTTTTGAATACGCATTAAAAGCTCGAAAATTTATACAAGAAAAAGCAGGTTTGTAA
- a CDS encoding MFS transporter, translating to MNAISSNKTFMDRIGIPSNLTWGYIGIIVFMIGDGLEQGWLSPYLVEKGLTLEHAAFLFTIYGITVSASSWFSGVFVQMWGPRKVMTFGLVSFILGSIGFIGIGIQHMNYPVILICYALRGFGYPLFAYSFLVWVSYSTPQQMLSRAVGWFWFVFQLGLSVIGAFYSSYMVPKIGEIATLWSALIFVVVGGLFSIVVNKDRFKAQIVSANKSSELLKGITIAFENPKVGIGGIVKIINSAAQFGFVVFLPTYMMKYNFTMTEWLQIWGTLFFVNMVFNIIFGIVGDKFGWVNTIKWFGGVGCGIVTLALYYVPQMVGHNYWAILFVACCYGATLAGYVPLTALVPSLSPENKGAAMSVLNLGSGLSAFVGPLVVTAFIGPLGVGGVMWIFAGLYFFGAFLTHFLTIPKENEMKQDLNTKSGEQFSV from the coding sequence ATGAACGCTATTAGTTCAAACAAAACATTTATGGACAGGATTGGGATCCCTTCTAATTTAACTTGGGGATACATAGGGATTATTGTTTTTATGATTGGGGATGGTTTAGAACAGGGATGGTTATCCCCTTATCTCGTTGAAAAAGGACTAACGCTAGAACACGCTGCTTTCTTGTTTACTATTTACGGAATTACTGTATCTGCTTCTTCTTGGTTTTCAGGGGTATTTGTACAAATGTGGGGACCAAGAAAAGTCATGACGTTTGGTTTAGTATCATTCATTTTAGGTTCAATCGGATTCATCGGTATAGGAATTCAACATATGAATTATCCCGTAATATTAATTTGCTATGCCCTACGAGGGTTTGGTTATCCCTTATTTGCTTATTCTTTTCTAGTTTGGGTATCTTACAGTACACCTCAACAAATGCTTTCAAGAGCAGTTGGCTGGTTTTGGTTCGTATTCCAGCTTGGACTGAGTGTTATCGGGGCCTTTTATTCTAGCTATATGGTTCCTAAAATCGGAGAAATCGCTACTTTATGGAGCGCCTTAATTTTTGTTGTCGTCGGGGGATTATTCTCTATTGTTGTAAATAAGGACAGATTTAAAGCACAAATCGTAAGCGCTAACAAATCAAGTGAATTACTAAAGGGCATTACCATTGCATTTGAAAATCCTAAAGTTGGAATTGGGGGCATTGTTAAAATTATAAACTCGGCCGCTCAGTTTGGATTTGTTGTTTTCCTGCCTACTTACATGATGAAGTATAATTTTACGATGACGGAATGGCTACAAATTTGGGGTACTCTATTTTTTGTAAATATGGTGTTTAATATTATTTTTGGTATCGTTGGAGACAAGTTTGGCTGGGTAAATACGATTAAATGGTTTGGAGGAGTCGGTTGCGGAATTGTAACTCTTGCACTCTATTATGTACCACAAATGGTAGGGCATAATTATTGGGCTATATTATTTGTTGCCTGTTGCTATGGAGCAACACTTGCCGGTTATGTACCTCTTACAGCATTAGTCCCATCTTTATCTCCTGAAAATAAAGGAGCTGCAATGTCTGTCTTAAATTTAGGTTCAGGTTTATCAGCATTCGTTGGGCCATTAGTTGTAACTGCATTCATCGGCCCATTAGGTGTAGGCGGCGTGATGTGGATTTTTGCTGGCTTGTACTTCTTTGGCGCATTTTTAACTCATTTCCTTACTATTCCAAAGGAAAATGAGATGAAGCAGGATTTAAATACGAAAAGCGGTGAGCAATTCTCTGTATAA
- the tnpA gene encoding IS200/IS605 family transposase: MMNDYRRIKTTVSLINYHFVFCPRYRRKIFLNTKVEERFKELVQEICGELDVSIVAMECDKDHVHLFLNTPPTLSPADTMAKIKGVTSKRLREEFPHLQHLPSLWTRSYFVSTAGNVSSETIKHYVENQKTRG; encoded by the coding sequence ATGATGAATGATTATAGAAGAATCAAAACAACCGTGTCATTAATTAACTATCATTTTGTGTTTTGCCCACGATACAGAAGAAAGATTTTTCTTAATACAAAAGTAGAAGAACGTTTCAAAGAGTTGGTTCAAGAAATATGCGGAGAATTGGATGTTTCTATTGTTGCAATGGAATGCGACAAAGACCACGTTCACTTGTTCTTAAATACACCACCAACACTTAGTCCTGCTGATACAATGGCAAAAATTAAAGGAGTGACATCAAAACGTTTGAGAGAAGAGTTTCCTCATCTTCAACACTTGCCGAGCCTATGGACGCGTTCTTATTTTGTTTCTACTGCTGGAAATGTATCAAGTGAGACAATAAAACATTATGTTGAAAATCAAAAAACGAGGGGGTGA